In Archangium violaceum, the following are encoded in one genomic region:
- a CDS encoding ABC transporter substrate-binding protein, translated as MRRFAPMLIAAFALFAAACEKKTQPAPSGEATPGGQAAQPATPGGGGTPGGADTILLGEVGSLTGAQATFGISTRNGVDLAIKEANAAGGVKGKKLAVRVYDDQGKPEEAAQAVTRLITQDKVVLILGEVASSNSLAMAEKAQAAGVPMITPSSTNPTVTQKGDYIFRVCFIDPFQGFVMAKFARENLKMDQVAIFQDNKSAYSIGLTEVFSKKFAEMGGKITATESYSQGDTDFRAQLTAIKRTKPQGIYVPGYYNDVGIIARQAREQGLTVPLMGGDGWDSEKLFELAGNALDGSYFSNHYSPDNPDPKTQKFIADYKAAYGGVPDALAALGYDSAKVAIAAIEKAKDLSGPAIRDAIAQTKDFPGVAGTITLDSNRNAVKSAVILKVGDGKTTFVTTVNP; from the coding sequence ATGCGCCGTTTCGCCCCGATGCTCATCGCCGCGTTCGCGCTGTTCGCGGCCGCGTGTGAGAAGAAGACGCAGCCCGCTCCCTCAGGTGAGGCGACGCCGGGCGGCCAGGCTGCCCAGCCCGCCACCCCCGGAGGAGGCGGCACGCCCGGTGGTGCGGACACCATCCTGCTCGGCGAGGTGGGAAGCCTCACCGGTGCCCAGGCCACCTTTGGCATCTCCACCCGCAACGGTGTGGACCTGGCCATCAAGGAGGCCAACGCCGCCGGTGGGGTGAAGGGCAAGAAGCTGGCCGTGCGCGTCTATGACGATCAGGGCAAGCCCGAGGAGGCCGCCCAGGCCGTCACCCGCCTCATCACCCAGGACAAGGTGGTGCTCATCCTCGGCGAGGTGGCCTCGTCCAACTCCCTGGCCATGGCCGAGAAGGCCCAGGCGGCCGGAGTGCCGATGATCACCCCCTCGTCCACCAACCCCACGGTGACGCAGAAGGGCGATTACATCTTCCGCGTCTGCTTCATCGATCCCTTCCAGGGCTTCGTGATGGCGAAGTTCGCCCGCGAGAACCTGAAGATGGACCAGGTGGCCATCTTCCAGGACAACAAGAGCGCCTACTCCATCGGCCTCACGGAAGTGTTCAGCAAGAAGTTCGCGGAGATGGGTGGGAAGATCACCGCCACGGAGAGCTACTCGCAGGGCGACACCGACTTCCGCGCGCAGCTCACGGCCATCAAGCGCACGAAGCCGCAGGGCATCTACGTGCCGGGCTACTACAACGACGTGGGCATCATCGCCCGCCAGGCGCGCGAGCAGGGTCTGACGGTGCCGCTGATGGGCGGTGACGGCTGGGATTCGGAGAAGCTGTTCGAGCTGGCCGGCAACGCGCTGGATGGCAGCTACTTCTCGAACCACTACTCGCCGGACAACCCGGATCCGAAGACGCAGAAGTTCATCGCGGACTACAAGGCGGCGTACGGCGGCGTGCCGGACGCGCTCGCGGCGCTGGGCTACGACTCGGCCAAGGTGGCGATCGCCGCCATCGAGAAGGCCAAGGACCTGAGCGGCCCCGCCATCCGGGACGCCATCGCCCAGACCAAGGACTTCCCGGGCGTGGCCGGCACCATCACGCTGGACAGCAACCGCAACGCCGTGAAGTCGGCCGTCATCCTCAAGGTGGGCGACGGCAAGACCACGTTCGTCACGACCGTCAACCCGTAA
- the dnaK gene encoding molecular chaperone DnaK, with protein sequence MGKVIGIDLGTTNSCVAVMEGGEPVVIPNSEGSRTTPSMVGFTESGERLVGQIAKRQGITNPENTVFAVKRLIGRKFDSPEAKKAISVSPFRVVPSPNGDAWVEIRGKGYSPPEVSAIVLMKMKQTAEDYLGEPVTEAVITVPAYFNDSQRQATKDAGRIAGLNVLRIINEPTAAALAYGLDKVRDIGAERIAVYDLGGGTFDISILELNSGVFEVKSTNGDTFLGGEDFDQRLIDFLAKRFAEQNNGLDLRKDRMALQRLKEAAERAKHELSSATETEVNLPFITADATGPKHLTETVERSTFEALVADLVDRSIEPCRIALKDAGITAQQIHQVLLVGGMTRMPAVQQKVKEFFGKEPHKGINPDEVVAVGAAIQGGVLKGEVKDVLLLDVTPLSLGVETAGGVFTKIIDKNTTIPCKKGQVFSTAVDNQPLVSVHVLQGEREMAVDNKTLARFELVGIPPAPRGVPQIEVSFDIDANGIVHVSAKDLGTGKIQQVRVVGNSGLSEAEIQAMISDAQANQANDKLKKELAELRNNCDSLLYTTEKSLEEYGNVLQEKDRVEIKADLDRLKELLTGSDPAAIKEAYQQLETSAYRIADALYADQSKSGS encoded by the coding sequence ATGGGCAAGGTGATTGGAATCGATCTGGGGACGACGAACTCGTGCGTCGCCGTCATGGAGGGCGGCGAGCCGGTGGTCATCCCCAACAGCGAGGGCAGCCGCACCACGCCGTCGATGGTGGGTTTCACCGAGTCCGGTGAGCGCCTGGTGGGGCAGATCGCCAAGCGTCAGGGCATCACCAATCCGGAGAACACGGTCTTCGCCGTCAAGCGGCTCATCGGCCGCAAGTTCGACTCGCCCGAGGCCAAGAAGGCCATCAGCGTGAGCCCCTTCCGCGTGGTGCCCAGCCCCAACGGGGACGCCTGGGTGGAAATCCGCGGCAAGGGCTACAGCCCGCCGGAAGTCAGCGCCATCGTGCTGATGAAGATGAAGCAGACGGCGGAGGACTACCTCGGCGAGCCCGTCACCGAGGCCGTCATCACCGTCCCGGCCTACTTCAACGACAGCCAGCGCCAGGCGACCAAGGACGCGGGCCGCATCGCCGGCCTCAACGTGCTGCGCATCATCAACGAGCCCACGGCCGCGGCGCTCGCCTACGGCCTGGACAAGGTGCGCGACATCGGCGCCGAGCGCATCGCCGTGTACGACCTGGGCGGTGGCACGTTCGATATCTCCATCCTGGAGCTCAACTCGGGCGTCTTCGAGGTCAAGAGCACCAACGGCGACACCTTCCTGGGCGGTGAGGACTTCGACCAGCGCCTCATCGACTTCCTGGCCAAGCGCTTCGCCGAGCAGAACAACGGCCTGGACCTGCGCAAGGACCGCATGGCGCTGCAGCGCCTGAAGGAGGCGGCCGAGCGCGCCAAGCACGAGCTGTCCAGCGCCACGGAGACGGAGGTCAACCTCCCCTTCATCACCGCGGACGCCACGGGCCCCAAGCACCTCACCGAGACGGTCGAGCGCTCCACCTTCGAGGCCCTGGTGGCCGATCTGGTGGATCGCTCCATCGAGCCGTGCCGCATCGCGCTCAAGGACGCGGGCATCACCGCGCAGCAGATCCACCAGGTGCTGCTGGTGGGCGGCATGACGCGCATGCCGGCGGTGCAGCAGAAGGTGAAGGAGTTCTTTGGCAAGGAGCCGCACAAGGGCATCAACCCGGACGAGGTCGTCGCCGTGGGCGCGGCCATCCAGGGCGGCGTGCTCAAGGGCGAGGTGAAGGACGTCCTCCTGCTGGACGTGACGCCGCTGTCGCTCGGTGTCGAGACGGCCGGTGGCGTCTTCACGAAGATCATCGACAAGAACACCACCATCCCCTGCAAGAAGGGCCAGGTGTTCTCCACGGCGGTGGACAACCAGCCGCTGGTGTCCGTGCACGTGCTCCAGGGTGAGCGCGAGATGGCGGTGGACAACAAGACGCTGGCCCGCTTCGAGCTGGTGGGCATCCCGCCCGCGCCCCGTGGCGTGCCGCAGATCGAGGTGTCCTTCGACATCGACGCCAACGGCATCGTGCACGTGAGCGCCAAGGACCTGGGCACCGGGAAGATCCAGCAGGTGCGCGTGGTGGGCAACTCCGGCCTGTCCGAGGCGGAGATCCAGGCGATGATCTCCGACGCCCAGGCCAACCAAGCCAACGACAAGCTCAAGAAGGAGCTGGCCGAGCTGCGCAACAACTGCGACTCGCTCCTCTACACCACCGAGAAGAGCCTGGAGGAGTACGGCAATGTGCTCCAGGAGAAGGACCGGGTGGAGATCAAGGCCGACCTGGACCGCCTCAAGGAGCTGCTGACGGGCTCGGACCCGGCCGCCATCAAGGAGGCCTACCAGCAGCTGGAGACCAGCGCCTACCGCATCGCGGACGCCCTCTACGCGGACCAGTCGAAGTCGGGCTCCTGA
- a CDS encoding branched-chain amino acid ABC transporter permease, with protein sequence MSQLLQHLINGIAAGTIYALVALGYTMVYGVLKLINFAHGDVMMVGVYMGYSTAFMLGRQAQGTLWGVLLIFLVAMGGCALMGFLIERFAYRPLREKPRLTALITAIGISFTLSYGFQLDIGFLPGAAPRAFPQIIKPAMWFTVGDPEFPDVVLWNWQVISLLLAVGLMAGLQYLVYRTRFGRAMRAVSFDHRVAALMGIPTDRVISLTFMIGSALAAGAGLLYAIKDTSVSPLMGLYVGLKAFVAAVIGGIGNVPGAMVGGLLLGLVEEFVVGYAASTWRDAVAFGFLILVLLVRPGGLFGRVAAEKV encoded by the coding sequence ATGTCCCAGCTCCTCCAGCACCTCATCAACGGCATCGCCGCCGGCACCATCTACGCGCTCGTCGCGCTCGGCTACACGATGGTGTACGGCGTGCTCAAGCTCATCAACTTCGCCCACGGCGACGTGATGATGGTCGGCGTGTACATGGGCTACTCGACGGCCTTCATGCTCGGCCGCCAGGCGCAGGGCACGCTCTGGGGCGTGCTGCTCATCTTCCTGGTGGCGATGGGGGGCTGCGCGCTGATGGGCTTCCTCATCGAGCGCTTCGCCTACCGGCCGCTGCGCGAGAAGCCCCGGCTCACCGCACTCATCACCGCCATCGGCATCTCGTTCACGCTCTCGTACGGCTTCCAACTGGACATCGGCTTCCTGCCGGGCGCGGCGCCGCGGGCCTTCCCGCAGATCATCAAGCCCGCCATGTGGTTCACCGTGGGCGACCCCGAGTTCCCGGACGTGGTGCTGTGGAACTGGCAGGTCATCTCCCTGCTGCTGGCGGTGGGGCTGATGGCGGGCCTGCAGTACCTCGTCTACCGCACCCGCTTCGGGCGGGCGATGCGGGCGGTCTCCTTCGACCACCGCGTGGCGGCGCTGATGGGCATCCCCACCGACCGCGTCATCTCGCTGACGTTCATGATCGGCAGCGCGCTGGCGGCGGGAGCGGGCCTGCTCTACGCCATCAAGGACACCTCGGTGAGCCCGCTGATGGGGCTGTACGTGGGCCTGAAGGCCTTCGTGGCGGCGGTCATCGGCGGCATCGGCAACGTGCCGGGGGCCATGGTGGGCGGGTTGCTGCTGGGTCTGGTGGAGGAGTTCGTGGTGGGCTACGCCGCGAGCACCTGGCGTGACGCGGTGGCCTTCGGCTTCCTCATCCTCGTGCTGCTCGTCCGGCCCGGTGGTCTGTTCGGCCGGGTCGCGGCGGAGAAGGTCTGA
- a CDS encoding serine/threonine-protein kinase: MCTVEFPSLEAEVAFLRGLTAVVRMADHILEDCLERGMDLDTAVDVFLTQCARLVHASAGFVCLRGTAGPVLTRVLGQLDVDVFDAASWTGPHRLKDGRMLFCSKLALGKLELGTLGLVVEGRFDDGGQLVMKLVDAIGDQLDNAVVAFLAFSDGRNVLERLDDLAPQDDDPVTGPRGRIGRYELVTPLGTGGMAQVLVARTRGPEGLGRLVALKRILPHLASDPDIVKQFLDEARIGLRLSHPNLVTFYDFGEAQGAYFLVMELVRGVDFDRLLKTLRPTPAVTIAVVIQALQGLHAAHTARAEDGVPLNLVHRDLSPHNLMVGFDGRVKVLDFGVAKARAQRTVTLPGIVKGKPLYMSPEQARGHRLDARSDLFAVGLILFEALTGVRAFDRGDELESMHAICDDRLSRPTSITLPLWEVMEVALAKKPEGRYINALQMAEALAEACPPARDVEVGRLVSTHFPERLRGFERLERVHLSGSTASAPSESTRLRAAASAKGERSGR, encoded by the coding sequence ATGTGCACCGTGGAATTCCCCTCGCTCGAAGCAGAAGTCGCCTTTCTGCGCGGCCTGACCGCCGTGGTGCGGATGGCGGATCACATCCTCGAGGACTGCCTGGAGCGGGGCATGGACCTCGACACGGCGGTGGATGTGTTCCTCACCCAGTGCGCGCGGCTGGTGCACGCCTCCGCCGGCTTCGTCTGCCTCCGCGGGACGGCGGGCCCGGTGCTCACCCGGGTGCTGGGCCAGCTGGACGTGGACGTCTTCGACGCCGCGAGCTGGACGGGCCCCCACCGCCTGAAGGACGGGCGGATGCTCTTCTGCTCCAAGCTGGCGCTCGGCAAGCTGGAGCTGGGCACCCTGGGGCTGGTGGTGGAGGGGCGCTTCGACGACGGCGGCCAGCTGGTGATGAAGCTGGTGGACGCCATCGGAGATCAGCTCGACAACGCGGTGGTGGCCTTCCTCGCGTTCTCCGATGGCCGCAACGTGCTGGAGCGGCTGGACGACCTGGCCCCGCAGGACGATGACCCGGTGACGGGGCCGCGCGGGCGCATCGGGCGGTACGAACTGGTGACGCCGCTGGGCACCGGCGGCATGGCGCAGGTGCTGGTGGCGCGCACGCGGGGCCCCGAGGGGCTCGGGCGGCTGGTGGCGCTCAAGCGCATCCTCCCGCACCTGGCCTCGGACCCGGACATCGTGAAGCAGTTCCTGGACGAGGCGCGCATCGGGTTGCGGCTGTCGCACCCCAACCTCGTCACCTTCTACGACTTCGGTGAGGCCCAGGGCGCCTACTTCCTGGTGATGGAGCTGGTGCGCGGGGTGGACTTCGATCGGCTCCTGAAGACCCTGCGGCCCACTCCGGCGGTGACGATCGCCGTCGTCATCCAGGCGCTGCAGGGGCTGCACGCGGCCCACACCGCCCGGGCCGAGGACGGGGTGCCGCTCAACCTGGTGCACAGGGACCTGTCGCCGCACAACCTGATGGTGGGCTTCGACGGGCGGGTGAAGGTGCTGGACTTCGGCGTGGCCAAGGCGCGCGCCCAGCGCACGGTGACGCTGCCGGGCATCGTGAAGGGCAAGCCCCTCTACATGTCACCGGAGCAGGCGCGGGGCCACCGCCTGGACGCGCGCAGCGACCTGTTCGCCGTGGGCCTCATCCTCTTCGAGGCGCTCACCGGCGTGCGCGCGTTCGACCGCGGGGACGAGCTGGAGTCCATGCACGCCATCTGCGACGACAGGCTGAGCCGTCCCACCAGCATCACCCTGCCCCTGTGGGAGGTGATGGAGGTGGCGCTCGCGAAGAAGCCGGAGGGCCGCTACATCAACGCGCTCCAGATGGCGGAGGCGCTGGCGGAGGCGTGTCCCCCGGCGCGCGACGTGGAGGTGGGCCGGCTCGTGTCGACCCACTTCCCCGAGCGCCTGCGCGGCTTCGAGCGTCTGGAGCGTGTCCACCTCTCGGGGAGCACGGCGAGCGCGCCCTCCGAGTCGACCCGGTTGCGCGCCGCCGCCTCCGCCAAGGGCGAGCGTTCGGGTCGCTAG